A stretch of the Planktothricoides raciborskii GIHE-MW2 genome encodes the following:
- a CDS encoding FKBP-type peptidyl-prolyl cis-trans isomerase codes for MREILISLGVMLACFLVLAISQLTNKGQEAIAGELKTEQSPNPVTEVTSIASRPQKTSLQALIDSADPNQSKKQTLIASANTTEMDSSKNVITTDSGLKYIDIEPGTGATPQRGNTVVVHYTGTLEDGTKFDSSRDRGQPFQFKIGIGQVIKGWDEGVGSMKVGGRRQLIIPADLGYGARGAGGVIPPNATLIFDVELIRIAN; via the coding sequence TTGCGAGAAATTTTAATCAGCCTAGGCGTGATGTTGGCCTGCTTTTTGGTACTGGCGATCTCCCAACTGACCAATAAAGGTCAAGAGGCGATCGCAGGGGAACTGAAGACTGAACAATCCCCAAACCCGGTGACAGAAGTCACGAGCATTGCTTCTCGTCCCCAAAAAACCAGTTTACAAGCGCTGATTGACAGCGCGGATCCCAATCAGTCGAAAAAACAAACCTTAATAGCCAGCGCTAACACAACAGAAATGGATAGTTCAAAAAACGTGATTACCACTGACTCTGGCCTCAAGTATATTGATATTGAACCGGGAACTGGTGCGACTCCCCAACGGGGTAACACCGTGGTAGTTCACTACACCGGCACCCTCGAAGATGGCACCAAGTTTGACAGTTCACGCGATCGCGGTCAGCCTTTCCAGTTCAAAATTGGTATCGGTCAAGTGATCAAAGGCTGGGATGAAGGTGTTGGCAGTATGAAAGTTGGCGGTCGTCGTCAACTGATTATTCCCGCAGACTTAGGATATGGGGCGCGTGGCGCCGGTGGAGTGATTCCGCCCAATGCCACTTTAATTTTTGATGTAGAATTAATCAGAATTGCTAACTAA
- a CDS encoding leucine-rich repeat domain-containing protein: MIKNLKLIRFITRLFILEIVVISNNIAQSQESINLSINEHLYSQNQVINAYEKFTQRCLSRETLAADEQHTIEVLLTKMETQDCAEASAKLFMLTTLDISGSEIKNIQPLGDLSNLTELYLGNNQISDIEPLANLTNLSWLSLDINQISDIEPLANLTNLSLLALANNQISDIEPLANLTNLSWLSLQINQISNLEPLANLTNLYELYLSTNQISNLEPLANLTELTELQLDDNQISNLEPLANLTNISWLTLGNNPLTSCAASLPEIIRSACESAR, encoded by the coding sequence ATGATAAAAAACCTTAAATTAATTCGCTTTATTACGAGATTATTTATCTTAGAAATTGTAGTTATATCAAACAATATTGCCCAGTCTCAAGAGTCAATTAATTTGAGTATAAATGAGCATTTATATAGCCAAAATCAGGTGATTAACGCTTATGAAAAATTTACCCAAAGATGTCTTTCTAGGGAAACCCTAGCAGCCGATGAGCAGCATACCATTGAAGTTCTATTAACGAAAATGGAAACCCAAGATTGTGCAGAAGCATCGGCAAAATTATTTATGTTAACCACCCTTGACATATCGGGATCTGAGATTAAAAATATCCAACCTTTAGGTGATTTAAGCAATCTCACCGAGTTGTATTTGGGGAATAATCAAATCAGCGATATCGAACCGTTGGCGAATTTAACCAATCTCTCCTGGTTGTCCTTGGATATCAATCAAATCAGCGATATCGAACCGTTGGCGAATTTAACCAATCTCTCCTTATTAGCTTTGGCGAATAATCAAATCAGCGATATCGAACCGTTGGCGAATTTAACCAATCTTTCCTGGTTGTCCTTGCAGATAAATCAAATCAGTAATCTTGAGCCTTTGGCCAATTTAACCAATCTCTATGAGTTGTATTTGTCAACTAATCAAATCAGTAATTTAGAACCGTTGGCCAATTTAACCGAACTCACCGAGTTGCAATTAGATGATAATCAAATCAGTAATCTTGAACCGTTGGCCAATTTAACCAATATTTCCTGGTTGACCTTGGGAAATAACCCTTTAACAAGCTGTGCTGCCTCTTTACCGGAAATAATTCGCTCGGCTTGTGAATCTGCGCGTTAA
- a CDS encoding IscS subfamily cysteine desulfurase: MTHKPIYLDCHSTTPVDDRVVQAMLPYFTEHFGNAASNNHQYGWESEAAVKQARETIAKAIKAAPEEIIFTSGATESNNLAIKGVAEAYFQKGKHIITVQTEHNAVLDPCKYLETLGFKVTYLPVKPDGLIDLGELEAAFRPDTILVSVMAANNEIGVLQPLAKIGEMCGSRDVLFHTDAAQAIGKIPLDVQNMNIHLMSLTAHKVYGPKGIGALYVRRRNPRVKLAPQLHGGGHERGLRSGTLNTPQIVGFAKAVELGIGEMKSESKRLVKLRDRLWAKLSTLDGVCLNGHPTERLPGNLNISVEGVDGAALLLGLQPVVAVSSGSACTSAKVAPSHVLKALGHSESLAYASIRFGIGRFNTPEEIDRVAEAAIATITALRKVLFRNK; encoded by the coding sequence ATGACTCATAAACCCATCTATCTTGACTGTCACTCCACGACTCCGGTAGACGATCGCGTCGTTCAGGCGATGTTGCCATATTTTACCGAACATTTTGGCAATGCGGCTAGTAATAATCATCAATATGGTTGGGAGTCAGAAGCAGCGGTAAAACAAGCGCGAGAAACTATCGCGAAAGCTATCAAAGCTGCCCCAGAGGAAATTATTTTTACCAGTGGGGCAACGGAATCTAATAATTTGGCCATTAAAGGGGTGGCTGAGGCATATTTTCAGAAAGGCAAACATATTATTACGGTGCAAACCGAACATAATGCGGTACTCGACCCTTGTAAGTATCTGGAAACCCTGGGATTTAAAGTTACTTATTTGCCCGTGAAACCCGATGGATTAATTGATTTAGGAGAACTTGAAGCGGCTTTTCGCCCGGATACTATTCTCGTATCTGTGATGGCGGCTAATAATGAAATTGGGGTGTTACAACCGTTAGCAAAAATTGGGGAAATGTGTGGATCGCGAGATGTTTTATTTCATACGGATGCAGCCCAAGCCATTGGCAAAATTCCCCTGGATGTGCAGAACATGAATATCCATTTAATGTCCTTAACTGCCCATAAAGTTTATGGGCCAAAAGGAATTGGGGCGCTGTATGTCCGTCGCCGGAATCCGAGGGTGAAATTAGCGCCACAATTGCACGGTGGCGGACATGAACGGGGTCTGAGATCGGGTACTTTAAATACGCCGCAAATTGTCGGATTTGCTAAAGCGGTGGAGTTGGGAATTGGGGAAATGAAATCGGAAAGCAAACGGTTAGTTAAATTGCGCGATCGCCTCTGGGCTAAATTATCAACTTTGGATGGAGTTTGTCTGAATGGACATCCCACAGAACGACTTCCGGGCAATCTAAATATTAGTGTGGAAGGGGTTGATGGGGCAGCCTTATTGTTGGGGTTGCAACCTGTAGTGGCAGTGTCTTCCGGTTCCGCTTGTACTTCCGCAAAAGTTGCCCCATCTCATGTGTTAAAAGCCCTGGGACATTCTGAATCATTAGCTTATGCTTCGATCCGATTTGGCATTGGTCGGTTTAATACCCCGGAAGAAATCGATCGCGTGGCTGAAGCGGCGATCGCCACTATTACCGCTTTACGCAAAGTCCTATTCAGAAACAAATAA
- a CDS encoding glycosyltransferase family 2 protein: MTETVIQASENSHFFPPVSVVVPIYNGEKDLPDLLECLRRQTYPRQQVEYLLVDNNSRDRTGEILATAAASCQADPSSIKLYALNQNHIQSSYAARNTGIQAATGQIIAFTDADCRPKPDWLANLIQPFIAENVGIVAGEIVALSGKTLLEKYADIQETLSQKHTLDHSFCPYGQTANLAIRRWIFSEIGLFRPYLTTGGDADICWRILRGTNWQIKFAPLALVEHRHRSTLRQLKSQWRRYGESNRYLHEIHGVELMRELTPRESIYRLSRWLLKELPIATGKTLLGKNTLVDLLKTPIDLICWQARTEGQRASKLSDEALIVPDLFVSE; this comes from the coding sequence ATGACTGAAACTGTGATTCAAGCCTCCGAAAATTCCCATTTTTTTCCTCCAGTTTCCGTCGTTGTGCCAATTTATAATGGGGAAAAAGATTTACCGGATTTATTAGAGTGTCTGCGGCGGCAAACTTATCCCAGGCAACAAGTAGAATACTTACTCGTTGATAATAATAGCCGCGATCGCACCGGGGAAATTTTGGCAACTGCCGCCGCATCCTGCCAAGCAGATCCATCGTCAATTAAGCTTTATGCCTTAAATCAAAATCACATCCAAAGTTCCTATGCTGCCCGGAATACAGGCATTCAAGCAGCTACAGGCCAAATCATCGCCTTTACCGATGCCGACTGTCGGCCAAAACCTGACTGGCTGGCTAATTTAATTCAACCATTTATTGCCGAAAACGTGGGAATTGTCGCCGGAGAAATTGTTGCCTTATCCGGCAAAACTCTCCTGGAAAAATACGCCGATATCCAAGAAACTTTATCCCAAAAACATACCCTAGATCATTCCTTTTGTCCTTATGGACAAACCGCAAATTTAGCCATTCGCCGTTGGATATTTTCAGAAATCGGCTTATTTCGGCCTTACCTCACTACTGGGGGAGATGCCGATATTTGTTGGCGGATTTTAAGAGGAACTAATTGGCAGATAAAATTTGCCCCCTTAGCTTTAGTTGAACATCGTCACCGTTCAACGTTGCGCCAACTAAAAAGTCAGTGGCGGCGGTACGGAGAATCTAATCGTTACTTGCACGAAATTCACGGGGTTGAGTTAATGCGTGAACTGACTCCCCGTGAATCGATTTATCGTCTGAGTCGGTGGTTATTAAAAGAATTGCCGATCGCTACCGGGAAAACCTTATTGGGAAAAAATACCCTGGTGGATTTGCTGAAAACTCCCATTGATTTAATCTGTTGGCAAGCGCGAACGGAGGGACAAAGAGCATCAAAGTTATCCGATGAAGCTTTGATCGTCCCTGATTTATTTGTTTCTGAATAG
- the mraY gene encoding phospho-N-acetylmuramoyl-pentapeptide-transferase: MTSKPVNAKFLSIKSLGLSGTYLFLILTLSLSIAALILDRTGGRIPSNLQFSLTLPLLVSALLTAVLGYWVVPLLRQLKAGQVIREDGPQTHLKKGGTPTMGGVFFIPVGALVAVVLSGFSPLVLGVAVLTLGYGAIGWLDDWQILLKKSNKGISPRMKLGLQIALAVMFCLWLAVTQPASLTNIALPFGQVLRLGWLFWPLAAFVLAAESNSTNLTDGLDGLMAGTGAIAFFGLGVVVAPNFPDLMVFCAAMSGSCLGFLLYNRNPAQVFMGDTGSLALGGALAGVALLSNTLWSLFLISGIFFVEALSVIAQVGYYKATKGPDGVGKRLLKMAPIHHHLELSGWSEIQVVGIFYLINALLVFLSLVIR, translated from the coding sequence GTGACTTCAAAACCTGTGAACGCTAAATTCTTATCCATTAAATCACTGGGACTCTCTGGAACCTATTTGTTCCTGATACTGACCCTAAGTTTGAGTATCGCTGCCCTGATATTAGATAGAACTGGGGGTAGAATACCTTCGAATCTGCAATTCTCTCTCACCTTACCCCTCCTGGTTAGTGCTTTGTTGACCGCAGTTTTAGGCTATTGGGTTGTGCCATTACTGCGCCAACTCAAAGCTGGGCAAGTGATTCGTGAAGATGGCCCACAAACACATTTAAAAAAAGGTGGCACGCCGACCATGGGAGGCGTGTTTTTTATTCCCGTCGGCGCACTGGTTGCCGTGGTGTTGTCAGGGTTTTCTCCCCTCGTCCTGGGCGTGGCAGTCTTAACCTTGGGTTATGGGGCGATCGGCTGGTTGGATGACTGGCAAATTCTGCTGAAAAAGTCCAACAAAGGTATTTCCCCCCGGATGAAACTGGGATTACAAATTGCCTTAGCGGTAATGTTTTGTTTATGGTTGGCGGTAACTCAACCAGCCAGTCTGACCAATATCGCCCTGCCTTTTGGCCAAGTTCTGCGCTTAGGTTGGTTATTTTGGCCTTTGGCCGCATTTGTCCTAGCCGCTGAAAGTAATTCCACTAACTTGACCGATGGGTTGGATGGACTAATGGCCGGAACTGGGGCGATCGCCTTCTTTGGTTTGGGGGTAGTGGTCGCACCCAATTTTCCTGATTTAATGGTCTTTTGTGCCGCCATGAGTGGCAGTTGCCTGGGTTTCTTGCTATACAACCGCAACCCAGCCCAAGTATTTATGGGTGACACAGGTTCTCTTGCCCTCGGCGGCGCCTTGGCAGGGGTGGCACTGCTCAGTAATACCCTTTGGTCTTTATTTTTAATTAGCGGCATTTTCTTTGTCGAAGCCCTCTCAGTGATCGCCCAAGTTGGCTATTATAAAGCCACAAAAGGCCCCGATGGAGTGGGTAAACGTCTCTTGAAAATGGCTCCGATTCACCATCATTTAGAACTCAGTGGTTGGTCAGAAATTCAAGTAGTCGGCATCTTTTATTTGATCAATGCGCTGCTAGTCTTTCTCAGTCTGGTGATTCGTTAA
- a CDS encoding DUF3134 domain-containing protein, translated as MSELSEIRNPSLTEKPRYEIADVIPLQYETSILEWLERSGRMLDRTNDNDELLLDSEEEIAELIENDGKYDDDDDDDLLVDDD; from the coding sequence ATGTCTGAGCTATCTGAAATCCGTAACCCTTCTCTGACTGAAAAACCGCGCTATGAAATCGCGGATGTCATTCCTTTGCAGTATGAAACTTCCATCCTAGAATGGCTGGAAAGAAGTGGTCGAATGCTTGATAGAACCAACGACAATGATGAGCTACTGCTCGACTCCGAAGAAGAAATTGCTGAACTGATTGAAAATGACGGTAAATACGATGATGATGACGATGATGACCTCCTGGTAGATGATGATTAA
- a CDS encoding PAP/fibrillin family protein: MSRKRALLEAIADKNRGLQATTAQKEAIQTAISQLELSNPHPRPVQRLDLLDGDWRLVYTTSRELLNIDRLPLAKLGNIYQCVRSKEAKIYNIAELDGLPYLAAIVCVSARFTPESSTRVQVKFERNITGFQGLIGYQSPAQLIDEIAAGQSYKYKAIDFQINSTRQGWVEITYLDRDLRIGRGNEGNVFVLTKV, translated from the coding sequence ATGAGTCGCAAACGAGCCTTGTTAGAGGCGATCGCCGATAAAAATCGGGGTTTACAAGCGACGACCGCTCAAAAAGAAGCCATCCAAACGGCGATTTCCCAGTTAGAGTTAAGCAATCCCCACCCCCGACCTGTGCAACGACTGGATCTTCTTGACGGGGATTGGCGACTGGTTTACACCACCAGTCGGGAACTGTTAAATATTGACCGTTTGCCTTTAGCCAAATTGGGCAATATTTATCAATGTGTCCGCAGCAAAGAGGCCAAAATTTACAATATTGCCGAACTCGATGGCTTGCCCTACCTAGCGGCGATCGTCTGTGTCAGCGCTCGATTTACGCCGGAATCTTCCACGCGGGTTCAGGTCAAATTTGAACGCAACATTACTGGGTTTCAGGGTTTGATTGGTTATCAGTCACCGGCGCAATTAATTGACGAGATCGCCGCTGGTCAAAGCTATAAATATAAAGCCATTGATTTTCAGATTAATTCTACCCGTCAAGGTTGGGTGGAAATCACCTATTTAGATCGAGACCTCCGCATCGGACGGGGGAACGAGGGAAATGTCTTTGTTTTAACCAAAGTTTAA
- a CDS encoding DUF2811 domain-containing protein, which produces MKTPCVSILAEIPETLHESLTGYLETHPDWDQDRLFAAALSLFLLQNSHSGTPEASRCYHNAARVYLETLFEHQT; this is translated from the coding sequence ATGAAAACTCCATGCGTTAGCATCCTGGCAGAAATTCCAGAAACATTACACGAATCCCTAACTGGATACTTAGAAACACATCCTGATTGGGATCAAGACCGGCTGTTTGCCGCTGCTTTGTCGCTATTTTTACTGCAAAATAGCCACAGTGGAACCCCTGAAGCATCGCGCTGCTACCACAATGCCGCCAGAGTTTATCTGGAAACTTTGTTTGAACATCAAACTTAA
- the hemG gene encoding protoporphyrinogen oxidase, with the protein MNSTDLANPSTTLDTLIVGAGITGLSLAQALQQDRKRGRQSGQILLTESQERVGGRIVTQSQDGFLWEEGPNSCLPTPEFLKLAVDVGLKDELVLADRRLPRYVYLQGELIPVPMSPPAFFQTKLLSDWGKLRAIAGALGFVPPAIGATLSAQGDEETVAQFFGRHLGQEVLERLVQPFVSGVYAGDPNQLSASAAFGKVTKMADIGGGLAAGAILSLAKNGRAKKTVDPSLPKVQRGELASFRQGLEALPKAIAAQLGDVVKLGWHLIQIKPTEHQTYLAEFSTPQGPARIETRSMVLTTPSYVSADLLANLCPVASQGLAKIPYPAVACVVLGYPESAFKTSVSSGFGNLIPRGQGIRTLGTIWSSSLFPNRAPAGWRLLLNFIGGTTDLAIAQLSQEEIVQIVHRDLQKTLLKQDIPPKVLAVHLWKRAIPQYPLGHHQNLAQIHHSLQQRPGLFLCGNYTDGVAVGDCIRRGQECAADVVKYLDQG; encoded by the coding sequence ATGAATTCCACCGATTTAGCCAATCCATCTACTACCCTTGATACCTTAATCGTCGGTGCAGGGATTACGGGTCTTAGTCTCGCCCAAGCACTTCAGCAAGACCGCAAGCGCGGTCGCCAATCAGGGCAGATTTTATTGACAGAAAGTCAAGAAAGGGTAGGGGGGCGCATTGTTACACAATCGCAAGACGGATTTCTCTGGGAAGAAGGTCCCAATAGTTGCTTACCAACCCCTGAGTTTCTCAAGTTGGCGGTGGATGTGGGATTAAAAGATGAGTTGGTGCTGGCTGACCGTCGTCTTCCTCGGTATGTTTATTTACAGGGAGAGTTAATCCCAGTGCCGATGAGTCCGCCAGCATTTTTTCAGACGAAGTTACTCAGCGATTGGGGTAAGTTACGCGCGATCGCCGGGGCTTTGGGTTTTGTGCCTCCCGCTATCGGTGCCACCCTATCCGCCCAAGGGGATGAAGAAACCGTAGCCCAGTTCTTTGGTCGTCACCTGGGGCAGGAAGTCTTGGAACGTCTGGTACAGCCCTTTGTGTCTGGAGTCTATGCGGGAGATCCCAATCAACTCAGTGCCAGCGCCGCTTTTGGGAAAGTCACTAAAATGGCCGATATCGGCGGTGGACTGGCGGCTGGGGCGATTTTATCTTTAGCGAAAAATGGGAGAGCGAAAAAGACGGTGGATCCGAGTCTGCCCAAAGTCCAGCGCGGGGAATTAGCTTCATTTCGTCAAGGTCTGGAAGCTTTACCCAAGGCGATCGCGGCTCAATTGGGCGATGTAGTCAAGTTAGGCTGGCATTTAATCCAAATTAAACCCACAGAACACCAAACTTATCTGGCCGAATTTTCCACCCCCCAAGGTCCAGCCAGAATTGAAACTCGCAGTATGGTTCTGACCACCCCCAGCTATGTCTCCGCTGACTTGTTAGCCAATCTTTGCCCAGTGGCGAGTCAAGGGTTAGCCAAAATTCCTTATCCAGCGGTCGCTTGCGTGGTCTTAGGCTATCCTGAAAGCGCCTTTAAAACCAGTGTATCATCGGGTTTTGGCAACTTAATCCCCAGAGGTCAAGGAATACGCACCTTGGGTACGATCTGGTCTTCGAGTTTATTTCCCAATCGCGCTCCCGCTGGATGGCGCTTATTGCTTAATTTTATCGGTGGCACCACGGATCTGGCGATCGCTCAGTTAAGCCAAGAAGAAATCGTCCAAATCGTACACAGAGATCTGCAAAAAACCCTGCTCAAACAGGACATCCCACCGAAAGTCCTGGCGGTGCATTTATGGAAGCGGGCAATTCCCCAATATCCCCTCGGCCATCATCAAAACCTGGCACAAATTCATCACTCTTTGCAACAACGGCCTGGATTATTTTTATGTGGCAACTATACGGATGGGGTTGCCGTAGGCGACTGTATTCGCCGTGGCCAAGAATGTGCCGCTGACGTGGTGAAATATTTAGATCAAGGCTAA
- a CDS encoding response regulator transcription factor, translated as MASANTPAKILVVDDEPAIRNLIHRFLSKEYQMESAEDGNTAIAKFELLNPDLVILDVNLPDTTGYELCKEMQSRTNVFVLMLTSRGDEADKIKGFSLGADDYITKPFSLVELGARVKAILKRPRIETSSSISQNLEFGELKINPVKREVALREKLVSFTALEFDLLHFLASHPNRVWRRSELLQKVWQYDYVGDQRVVDVHIGQIRRKVDPNGSRIKTVRGVGYKFIPDELGEEQA; from the coding sequence ATGGCTTCTGCCAATACACCTGCCAAAATTCTTGTTGTTGATGATGAACCCGCCATCCGGAATTTAATCCATCGCTTTTTAAGTAAAGAGTATCAGATGGAATCCGCCGAAGATGGTAACACCGCGATCGCTAAGTTTGAGTTATTGAATCCAGATTTAGTCATTCTGGATGTCAATTTGCCAGACACCACTGGCTATGAACTTTGTAAAGAAATGCAAAGTCGCACCAATGTCTTTGTCTTGATGTTAACCAGTCGAGGAGATGAAGCGGATAAAATCAAAGGGTTTTCCCTCGGTGCTGACGATTACATCACCAAGCCTTTTAGTTTGGTGGAATTAGGAGCCAGAGTCAAAGCGATTTTGAAGCGTCCGCGAATAGAAACATCCTCATCGATTTCCCAAAACTTAGAATTTGGTGAATTAAAGATTAATCCCGTCAAGCGGGAAGTCGCCCTTAGGGAGAAATTAGTGTCTTTTACAGCCCTAGAGTTTGATTTACTGCATTTTCTCGCCAGTCATCCCAATCGGGTTTGGCGACGCAGTGAACTGCTGCAAAAAGTCTGGCAATATGACTATGTAGGAGATCAACGGGTTGTGGACGTTCATATTGGCCAAATTCGGCGCAAGGTTGACCCGAATGGTTCCCGGATTAAAACAGTCCGGGGGGTGGGCTATAAATTTATCCCAGACGAATTGGGCGAGGAACAAGCTTAA
- a CDS encoding tetratricopeptide repeat protein gives MPKNWKSLSLSAVMLTIAWGFPGLAVENSLGRAASLDEAIAQENSTPETPTVTEENNSAETSDATTVAEICVPQTEINQPELLREGGENVSAWISQGQYLLTIKQYPQALTAYARAIALDRNNSDAWIGCGRVLQEMQQYDQAIAAVNQALNINGNSSMALFTRGLIYKQAERYEESLADFQKALEINQNWGQFNQANVAINLGSVLWSLDKRDEAIAAFEQATKLNDQFALAWFNLATAFLQQGNSFLQAENPEGAKTNLEKAVEAYDRALASQGEWGINTGPASAWYNRGVALELLEKYEEAMQSYDQALRITPNHTKARQRLAALRNR, from the coding sequence ATGCCAAAAAATTGGAAAAGCTTAAGTCTAAGTGCGGTGATGCTGACGATCGCGTGGGGTTTTCCCGGTTTGGCAGTGGAGAATTCCCTCGGAAGGGCGGCTTCTTTAGATGAGGCGATCGCCCAAGAAAATTCTACTCCAGAAACCCCCACTGTCACGGAAGAAAATAATTCAGCAGAGACATCAGATGCCACCACAGTGGCTGAAATTTGTGTGCCACAGACCGAGATTAATCAGCCAGAATTACTCCGTGAGGGCGGTGAAAATGTTTCCGCCTGGATCAGTCAAGGTCAATATTTACTGACGATCAAACAATATCCCCAAGCCCTCACCGCTTATGCCCGGGCGATCGCCCTCGATCGGAATAACTCGGATGCTTGGATTGGCTGTGGTAGGGTTTTACAAGAGATGCAACAGTACGACCAGGCGATCGCGGCGGTGAATCAAGCCTTGAACATTAATGGCAATTCTTCTATGGCTTTATTTACACGGGGGTTAATTTATAAACAAGCGGAAAGATATGAAGAGTCTTTAGCGGATTTCCAGAAGGCATTGGAAATCAATCAAAATTGGGGGCAATTTAATCAAGCCAATGTCGCTATTAACCTCGGTTCAGTGCTTTGGTCTTTGGACAAGCGGGATGAGGCGATCGCCGCTTTTGAACAAGCCACAAAACTTAACGATCAATTTGCCCTGGCTTGGTTTAATCTGGCTACGGCATTTTTGCAACAAGGCAACAGTTTCTTGCAAGCAGAAAACCCGGAAGGGGCGAAAACTAATTTAGAAAAAGCCGTTGAAGCTTACGATCGTGCCTTAGCCAGTCAGGGGGAATGGGGAATCAACACAGGACCTGCTAGTGCTTGGTATAACCGAGGGGTCGCCTTAGAATTACTAGAAAAGTACGAAGAGGCGATGCAATCTTACGATCAAGCCTTAAGAATTACTCCTAACCATACGAAAGCGAGACAAAGACTTGCGGCCTTACGCAATCGTTAA